A genome region from Populus alba chromosome 3, ASM523922v2, whole genome shotgun sequence includes the following:
- the LOC118042492 gene encoding protein LNK2 isoform X2 encodes MQSSPPSILSQQKQLQGSEQLQYQQISNPFVAPSAYGSITNPYSMPGLSHIQSGDFKHQPLASGYEVSSGNAKPINKLADCPVKPQRMTPQEKIEKLRRRQQIQAMLAIQKQQQQLVHQKCSQENQIQHVEGADLEVEDLSTLASFDPNSPIEQDDSNTVSLAVNDYSMEDTVLYRLQDIISKLDVRIRLCIRDSLFRLAQSAMQRHYASDTGSTNNSCRDEQVAAKEETSSQRRVVKMPEVETETNPVDRTVAHLLFHRPMDIPGKHPDTPELPFSTKLPCEHKTMGLAKLSTGSLSETPKGKPNFSQRGSQLSSLLTSAQPVSECKNNPCLDASEDASNHGPADEGAREVKASQ; translated from the exons ATGCAATCTTCTCCCCCTTCAATTCTCAGCCAACAGAAGCAGCTACAGGGTTCCGAGCAGTTGCAGTACCAGCAGATATCCAATCCATTTGTGGCCCCTTCTGCCTACGGGAGTATTACAAATCCATATTCTATGCCTGGGTTGTCCCACATTCAGTCTGGGGATTTTAAGCATCAACCTTTAGCTTCTGGTTATGAAGTTTCTTCAG GCAATGCAAAACCTATAAACAAGTTAGCTGACTGTCCAGTGAAACCCCAGAGAATGACACCTCaggaaaagattgaaaaattaaggAGGCGGCAACAAATTCAGGCAATGCTTGCCATTCagaaacagcagcagcagcttgtTCATCAAAAGTGTtcccaagaaaatcaaattcagCATGTTGAAGGAGCTGACCTTGAAGTAGAGGATCTAAGTACACTTGCTTCATTTGACCCAAACTCACCTATTGAGCAAGACGATTCCAATACAGTCTCTCTGGCGGTTAATGATTATTCAATGGAGGACACAGTACTCTACAGGCTTCAAGATATTATTTCAAAG TTGGATGTCAGAATTAGACTTTGTATTCGGGATAGCTTGTTCCGGCTGGCTCAAAGTGCAATGCAAAGGCATTATGCTAGTGATACTGGCAGTACAAACAATAGTTGCAGGGACGAACAAGTTGCTGCAAAAGAGGAAACCAGCAGTCAAAGAAG GGTGGTTAAGATGCCTGAGGTGGAAACAGAGACCAATCCCGTAGACCGGACTGTGGCTCATTTGCTGTTTCATAGACCGATGGATATTCCTGGGAAGCATCCTGATACACCTGAATTACCTTTTTCAACAAAGCTCCCGTGTGAGCACAAGACAATGGGCCTAGCAAAGCTGTCAACGGGAAGCCTGTCTGAGACTCCGAAAGGTAAACCAAACTTTTCGCAAAGGGGGTCTCAACTTTCTAGTCTCTTGACCAGTGCTCAGCCTGTAAGTGAGTGTAAAAACAATCCTTGCTTAGACGCTTCAGAGGATGCATCGAACCATGGGCCTGCTGATGAAGGAGCTAGGGAGGTTAAAGCCTCTCAATGA
- the LOC118042492 gene encoding protein LNK2 isoform X1, whose product MQSSPPSILSQQKQLQGSEQLQYQQISNPFVAPSAYGSITNPYSMPGLSHIQSGDFKHQPLASGYEVSSVSGNAKPINKLADCPVKPQRMTPQEKIEKLRRRQQIQAMLAIQKQQQQLVHQKCSQENQIQHVEGADLEVEDLSTLASFDPNSPIEQDDSNTVSLAVNDYSMEDTVLYRLQDIISKLDVRIRLCIRDSLFRLAQSAMQRHYASDTGSTNNSCRDEQVAAKEETSSQRRVVKMPEVETETNPVDRTVAHLLFHRPMDIPGKHPDTPELPFSTKLPCEHKTMGLAKLSTGSLSETPKGKPNFSQRGSQLSSLLTSAQPVSECKNNPCLDASEDASNHGPADEGAREVKASQ is encoded by the exons ATGCAATCTTCTCCCCCTTCAATTCTCAGCCAACAGAAGCAGCTACAGGGTTCCGAGCAGTTGCAGTACCAGCAGATATCCAATCCATTTGTGGCCCCTTCTGCCTACGGGAGTATTACAAATCCATATTCTATGCCTGGGTTGTCCCACATTCAGTCTGGGGATTTTAAGCATCAACCTTTAGCTTCTGGTTATGAAGTTTCTTCAG TTTCAGGCAATGCAAAACCTATAAACAAGTTAGCTGACTGTCCAGTGAAACCCCAGAGAATGACACCTCaggaaaagattgaaaaattaaggAGGCGGCAACAAATTCAGGCAATGCTTGCCATTCagaaacagcagcagcagcttgtTCATCAAAAGTGTtcccaagaaaatcaaattcagCATGTTGAAGGAGCTGACCTTGAAGTAGAGGATCTAAGTACACTTGCTTCATTTGACCCAAACTCACCTATTGAGCAAGACGATTCCAATACAGTCTCTCTGGCGGTTAATGATTATTCAATGGAGGACACAGTACTCTACAGGCTTCAAGATATTATTTCAAAG TTGGATGTCAGAATTAGACTTTGTATTCGGGATAGCTTGTTCCGGCTGGCTCAAAGTGCAATGCAAAGGCATTATGCTAGTGATACTGGCAGTACAAACAATAGTTGCAGGGACGAACAAGTTGCTGCAAAAGAGGAAACCAGCAGTCAAAGAAG GGTGGTTAAGATGCCTGAGGTGGAAACAGAGACCAATCCCGTAGACCGGACTGTGGCTCATTTGCTGTTTCATAGACCGATGGATATTCCTGGGAAGCATCCTGATACACCTGAATTACCTTTTTCAACAAAGCTCCCGTGTGAGCACAAGACAATGGGCCTAGCAAAGCTGTCAACGGGAAGCCTGTCTGAGACTCCGAAAGGTAAACCAAACTTTTCGCAAAGGGGGTCTCAACTTTCTAGTCTCTTGACCAGTGCTCAGCCTGTAAGTGAGTGTAAAAACAATCCTTGCTTAGACGCTTCAGAGGATGCATCGAACCATGGGCCTGCTGATGAAGGAGCTAGGGAGGTTAAAGCCTCTCAATGA
- the LOC118031725 gene encoding probable inactive purple acid phosphatase 24 gives MKPSATSSLIILNVFIILLAFIPFSSSYLLPPSVLGSAIVHQNYTAISSFRVLNRRDLIQCPDPNPYLRINVSSENSLLSDNEYVNVTVSGVFLPSDDDWVAMISPSDSDVKSCPLKKSRYVQTGDLSKLPLLCHYPVKAQYMSNDPDYLKCTKQECKKYNNTNCEVSACSGTISFHVINIRTDIEFVFFSGGFETPCILTRSGPMKFSNPNQPLHGHISSIDSTATSMRLTWVSGSEETQQVQYGDGETLASTAKTFSQDDMCSEFLVLIFWYFFGL, from the exons ATGAAACCCTCAGCAACTTCTTCTTTGATCATTCTAAACGTTTTCATCATCTTACTAGCCTTCAttcccttctcttcttcctATCTGTTGCCTCCCTCAGTCCTAGGATCAGCCATTGTGCACCAAAATTATACAGCAATATCGAGTTTTCGAGTACTAAATAGAAGAGATTTAATTCAGTGTCCTGACCCCAACCCTTACCTTCGAATCAATGTTAGCTCAGAAAACAGCCTCTTGTCAGACAATGAATATGTCAATGTTACAGTCAGTGGAGTTTTTCTTCCTTCGGATGATGACTGGGTTGCCATGATATCACCTTCTGATTCCGA TGTCAAGAGTTGTCCTCTCAAAAAATCTAGATATGTGCAGACTGGTGATCTTAGTAAACTCCCTCTACTTTGTCATTATCCTGTTAAG GCACAATATATGAGCAATGATCCAGACTATCTGAAGTGCACTAAGCAGGAATGCAAGAAATACAACAATACTAATTGTGAAGTGTCAGCTTGCAGTGGTACAATATCATTTCATGTTATCAATATCAGGACCGATATTGAATTTGTCTTCTTTTCTGGAGGTTTTGAAACCCCTTGCATTTTAACAAGGTCTGGCCCTATGAAGTTTTCCAATCCAAACCAGCCACTACATGGGCATATCTCAAGCATAGATTCGACAGCAACATCG ATGAGATTAACATGGGTTAGTGGGAGTGAGGAGACTCAACAAGTACAATATGGAGATGGAGAAACACTGGCATCAACAGCAAAAACATTTTCGCAAGATGATATGTGCAGTGAGTTCCTTGTTCTGATTTTTTGGTATTTCTTTGGTTTATAA
- the LOC118031729 gene encoding GRAS family protein TF80 isoform X1, with protein sequence MVGMVQEEGSSSVTSPHQFFPWMSLSPGIGSPYPWLRELKSEERGLCLIHLLLACANHVAVGSVENANISLEHISHLASPDGDTMQRIAAYFTAALADRILKGWPGLHKALNPKQVSLISEEILVQRLFFELCPFLKLSYVITNEAIIEAMEGEKMVHIIDLNSSEPAQWINLLQTLSARPEGPPHLRITGIHEKKEVLEQMALRLTEEAEKLDIPFQFNPIVSKLENLDLGNLRVKTGEALAVSSVLQLHALLAMDDEMHKRNSPSGSKNPSSNHFQRVLRMNQNRHTLGEWLEKDLVNVYSSSPDSELSPLSPSASPKMGSFLNALRSLSPKLMVITEQESNHNGLSLMERVTKALNFYAALFDCLESTVSRASLERHKVEKMLFGEEIKNIIACEGTERKERHEKLEKWILRLELAGFGSIPLSYHGRLQANRLLQSYGYDGYKIKEENGCLLICWQDRPLFSVSAWRFRRCD encoded by the coding sequence ATGGTAGGAATGGTTCAAGAAGAGGGATCATCATCTGTAACTTCACCTCATCAGTTCTTTCCATGGATGTCACTGTCGCCAGGGATAGGATCACCATACCCTTGGCTGAGGGAACTGAAATCTGAAGAGAGGGGTTTGTGTctgatccatcttcttcttgCCTGCGCTAACCATGTAGCGGTTGGTAGTGTTGAGAACGCAAATATTAGCCTTGAGCACATCTCTCATCTTGCCTCTCCTGATGGCGATACGATGCAGCGGATTGCTGCTTACTTCACTGCAGCACTTGCTGATCGCATTCTTAAAGGATGGCCTGGTCTGCACAAAGCTCTCAATCCAAAACAAGTATCTTTGATATCTGAAGAAATTCTTGTTCAAAGATTATTCTTTGAGCTCTGTCCCTTTTTAAAGCTTTCATACGTGATCACAAATGAGGCCATTATAGAGGCCATGGAAGGGGAGAAGATGGTTCATATCATCGATCTCAATTCCTCCGAGCCTGCCCAGTGGATCAATCTTCTTCAAACATTAAGCGCACGGCCAGAAGGACCACCTCATTTGAGAATAACAGGTATTCATGAGAAGAAAGAGGTGTTAGAGCAAATGGCTCTTCGGCTGACTGAAGAAGCTGAAAAGCTAGACATCCCATTTCAGTTCAATCCTATTGTGAGCAAACTAGAGAATCTTGACCTTGGAAATTTGCGGGTTAAGACTGGAGAAGCTCTTGCTGTCAGTTCTGTACTTCAGCTGCATGCTCTCCTGGCCATGGATGATGAGATGCATAAAAGGAACTCTCCATCAGGATCTAAGAATCCAAGCTCTAACCATTTTCAGAGAGTCTTACGGATGAACCAAAACCGACATACTCTAGGTGAGTGGCTTGAGAAAGATTTGGTCAACGTCTATAGCTCTAGTCCTGACTCAGAATTATCCCCACTATCTCCTTCTGCTTCACCGAAGATGGGCAGCTTTCTAAATGCACTTAGGAGTCTCTCACCGAAATTGATGGTGATAACTGAGCAGGAATCAAATCATAACGGGCTTAGTTTAATGGAGAGGGTCACAAAagctttgaatttttatgctGCACTATTTGATTGCTTGGAGTCTACTGTATCGAGAGCATCATTAGAGCGGCACAAGGTTGAGAAGATGCTATTTGGGGAGGAAATTAAGAACATCATCGCTTGTGAGGGCACTGAGAGAAAGGAGAGGCATGAGAAGTTGGAAAAATGGATCCTGAGGCTCGAGTTAGCTGGGTTTGGGAGCATTCCTCTGAGCTACCATGGTAGGCTGCAGGCAAACAGATTATTGCAGAGCTATGGCTATGATGGatataaaatcaaagaagagaATGGATGTTTACTTATTTGCTGGCAGGATAGACCACTATTTTCTGTGTCAGCTTGGAGATTTAGGAGGTGCGATTGA
- the LOC118031729 gene encoding GRAS family protein TF80 isoform X2: MVQEEGSSSVTSPHQFFPWMSLSPGIGSPYPWLRELKSEERGLCLIHLLLACANHVAVGSVENANISLEHISHLASPDGDTMQRIAAYFTAALADRILKGWPGLHKALNPKQVSLISEEILVQRLFFELCPFLKLSYVITNEAIIEAMEGEKMVHIIDLNSSEPAQWINLLQTLSARPEGPPHLRITGIHEKKEVLEQMALRLTEEAEKLDIPFQFNPIVSKLENLDLGNLRVKTGEALAVSSVLQLHALLAMDDEMHKRNSPSGSKNPSSNHFQRVLRMNQNRHTLGEWLEKDLVNVYSSSPDSELSPLSPSASPKMGSFLNALRSLSPKLMVITEQESNHNGLSLMERVTKALNFYAALFDCLESTVSRASLERHKVEKMLFGEEIKNIIACEGTERKERHEKLEKWILRLELAGFGSIPLSYHGRLQANRLLQSYGYDGYKIKEENGCLLICWQDRPLFSVSAWRFRRCD; this comes from the coding sequence ATGGTTCAAGAAGAGGGATCATCATCTGTAACTTCACCTCATCAGTTCTTTCCATGGATGTCACTGTCGCCAGGGATAGGATCACCATACCCTTGGCTGAGGGAACTGAAATCTGAAGAGAGGGGTTTGTGTctgatccatcttcttcttgCCTGCGCTAACCATGTAGCGGTTGGTAGTGTTGAGAACGCAAATATTAGCCTTGAGCACATCTCTCATCTTGCCTCTCCTGATGGCGATACGATGCAGCGGATTGCTGCTTACTTCACTGCAGCACTTGCTGATCGCATTCTTAAAGGATGGCCTGGTCTGCACAAAGCTCTCAATCCAAAACAAGTATCTTTGATATCTGAAGAAATTCTTGTTCAAAGATTATTCTTTGAGCTCTGTCCCTTTTTAAAGCTTTCATACGTGATCACAAATGAGGCCATTATAGAGGCCATGGAAGGGGAGAAGATGGTTCATATCATCGATCTCAATTCCTCCGAGCCTGCCCAGTGGATCAATCTTCTTCAAACATTAAGCGCACGGCCAGAAGGACCACCTCATTTGAGAATAACAGGTATTCATGAGAAGAAAGAGGTGTTAGAGCAAATGGCTCTTCGGCTGACTGAAGAAGCTGAAAAGCTAGACATCCCATTTCAGTTCAATCCTATTGTGAGCAAACTAGAGAATCTTGACCTTGGAAATTTGCGGGTTAAGACTGGAGAAGCTCTTGCTGTCAGTTCTGTACTTCAGCTGCATGCTCTCCTGGCCATGGATGATGAGATGCATAAAAGGAACTCTCCATCAGGATCTAAGAATCCAAGCTCTAACCATTTTCAGAGAGTCTTACGGATGAACCAAAACCGACATACTCTAGGTGAGTGGCTTGAGAAAGATTTGGTCAACGTCTATAGCTCTAGTCCTGACTCAGAATTATCCCCACTATCTCCTTCTGCTTCACCGAAGATGGGCAGCTTTCTAAATGCACTTAGGAGTCTCTCACCGAAATTGATGGTGATAACTGAGCAGGAATCAAATCATAACGGGCTTAGTTTAATGGAGAGGGTCACAAAagctttgaatttttatgctGCACTATTTGATTGCTTGGAGTCTACTGTATCGAGAGCATCATTAGAGCGGCACAAGGTTGAGAAGATGCTATTTGGGGAGGAAATTAAGAACATCATCGCTTGTGAGGGCACTGAGAGAAAGGAGAGGCATGAGAAGTTGGAAAAATGGATCCTGAGGCTCGAGTTAGCTGGGTTTGGGAGCATTCCTCTGAGCTACCATGGTAGGCTGCAGGCAAACAGATTATTGCAGAGCTATGGCTATGATGGatataaaatcaaagaagagaATGGATGTTTACTTATTTGCTGGCAGGATAGACCACTATTTTCTGTGTCAGCTTGGAGATTTAGGAGGTGCGATTGA